A region of Kribbella sp. NBC_01245 DNA encodes the following proteins:
- the nth gene encoding endonuclease III, whose product MVRRARRIDRELTETYPDAHCELDFSSPLELLVATILSAQTTDKMVNSVTPRLFAKYPDAAAYAAADREEMEVILKPTGFFRAKTNSLMKLGQVLTDEYDGEVPNKLEELVKLPGTGRKTANVVLGNAFDIPGITVDTHFGRLVRRFGWTEETDPVKVEHLIGDLFPKKDWTMLSHRLIFHGRRRCHAKKPACGACPIAHWCPSYGEGPTDPEAAAKLVKA is encoded by the coding sequence CTGGTCCGGCGCGCCCGGCGGATCGATCGTGAGCTGACCGAGACCTATCCCGACGCGCACTGCGAGCTCGACTTCAGCAGCCCGCTCGAGTTGCTCGTGGCCACCATCCTGTCGGCCCAGACCACGGACAAGATGGTGAACAGCGTCACTCCGCGCCTCTTCGCGAAGTACCCGGACGCCGCGGCGTATGCGGCCGCCGACCGCGAGGAGATGGAGGTCATCCTCAAACCGACCGGCTTCTTCCGCGCCAAGACGAACAGCCTGATGAAGCTCGGCCAGGTCCTCACCGACGAGTACGACGGGGAGGTGCCGAACAAGCTGGAAGAGCTGGTCAAACTCCCCGGCACCGGTCGCAAAACGGCGAACGTGGTGCTCGGCAACGCCTTCGACATCCCGGGGATCACCGTCGACACGCACTTCGGCCGGCTGGTTCGCCGGTTCGGCTGGACCGAGGAGACGGATCCGGTCAAGGTCGAGCACCTCATCGGCGACCTGTTCCCGAAGAAGGACTGGACGATGCTCTCGCACCGGCTGATCTTCCACGGCCGGCGCCGCTGCCACGCCAAGAAGCCGGCCTGCGGTGCGTGCCCGATCGCGCACTGGTGCCCGTCGTACGGCGAGGGCCCGACTGATCCCGAAGCCGCCGCGAAGTTGGTCAAGGCGTGA